In Clarias gariepinus isolate MV-2021 ecotype Netherlands chromosome 1, CGAR_prim_01v2, whole genome shotgun sequence, one DNA window encodes the following:
- the dnajc3b gene encoding dnaJ homolog subfamily C member 3b translates to MESGRRRGLSSLLSSVSLLCVVLDLQLDGVLGATHVEIEQHLEMGRKLLAAGQLAEALSHYHSAVEGDSKNYLTYYKRAAVFLAMGKSKSALPDLTRAIQLKPDFLAARIQRGNILLKQGITQEARDDFQAVLERSPDTEEAHDQLHKVEELEQLQEEAHKAHHRGDYTTTIQVLDRVIELSPWDPESRELRAECYIRIGEPRKAILDLMPAARLRTDNRAAFLKLSRLLYDLGEHHESLSEIRECLKLDQDDKECFSHYKQVKKLSKQLDSAEELISEQRYQEAIDKYESVMRTEPNVPFYTNKAKERICFCLVKNKKAEEAVDTCSEAHQRDPRNIHILRDRAEAYILLQDYEKAVEDYQEAREFDQENQEIREGLDRAQKLLKISRKRDYYKILGVSRTASKQEIIKAYRKLAQHWHPDNFQSEEEKKKAEKKFIDIASAKEVLTDPEMRQKFDSGEDPLDPENQQGGGGGGGGWPFGFNPFESGGNFHFKFHYN, encoded by the exons atGGAGTCGGGACGCCGGAGAGGTTTGAGTAGCCTCCTGTCCTCAGTATCATTACTCTGTGTAGTCCTGGACCTGCAACTGGACG GTGTGTTAGGTGCCACCCATGTGGAAATCGAGCAGCACCTAGAGATGGGCCGCAAGCTTCTAGCCGCAGGACAATTAGCAGAGGCACTCTCCCATTACCACTCAGCAGTTG AGGGCGACTCAAAGAATTACCTGACTTACTACAAACGTGCAGCTGTGTTTCTGGCAATGGGGAAGTCCAAATCAGCCCTGCCAGATCTGACCCGAGCCATTCAGCTTAAACCTGACTTCCTAGCT GCTCGGATACAGCGGGGGAATATTCTTTTGAAGCAGGGGATCACTCAGGAAGCCAGAGATGATTTCCAGGCAGTG TTGGAGCGCTCTCCAGACACAGAGGAGGCCCATGATCAGCTTCACAAAGTCGAGGAGCTGGAGCAGCTCCAGGAGGAGGCACATAAGGCCCACCATCGTGGTGACTACACCACCACTATCCAGGTGCTGGATCGGGTCATAGAG CTCTCTCCATGGGATCCAGAATCTCGAGAACTAAGAGCAGAATGCTACATTCGCATTGGGGAACCAAGAAAAGCCATTTTAGACCTAATGCCCGCGGCACGCCTTAGAACGGATAACCGGGCGGCTTTTCTCAAACTTAGCCGTCTGCTGTATGACCTGGGAGAACACCATGAGTCACTCAG TGAGATCCGGGAGTGTCTGAAGCTGGATCAAGACGATAAAGAATGTTTCAGCCACTACAAACAGGTGAAGAAGCTTAGCAAACAGCTGGACTCTGCTGAAGAACTAATCTCAGAACAGCG ATATCAAGAAGCAATAGATAAGTACGAGTCTGTAATGAGGACAGAACCAAATGTTCCATTCTACACTAACAAAGCGAAGGAGAGGATCTGCTTCTGTCTAGTCAAG AATAAGAAAGCAGAGGAGGCAGTAGACACGTGTTCAGAGGCACACCAGAGAGACCCTCGAAATATCCACATCCTCAGAGACAGAGCCGAGGCCTACATTCTGCTACAGGATTATGAGAAAG CTGTGGAGGATTATCAGGAGGCACGGGAGTTTGACCAGGAGAATCAGGAGATCCGTGAGGGTCTTGATCGTGCACAGAAACTCCTTAAGATATCACGAAAAAGGGACTATTACAAAATCCTGGGAGTGAGCCG AACTGCAAGCAAACAGGAAATCATTAAAGCTTATAGGAAATTGGCGCAGCACTGGCACCCAGATAACTTCCAGTCTgaagaggaaaagaagaagGCTGAGAAGAAGTTTATCGACATTGCTTCAGCTAAGGAAGTTCTTACAGATCCAG AGATGCGTCAAAAATTTGACTCAGGAGAAGACCCTTTGGACCCCGAGAACCAGCAGggaggcggaggaggaggaggaggctggCCTTTTGGCTTCAACCCTTTTGAATCGGGTGGAAATTTCCACTTCAAGTTCCACTACAACTAA
- the cldn15a gene encoding claudin-15a — translation MDPVVEAVALLLGFLGWVMVGVAIPNRYWKTSTLDGTVITTSTLYENLWMSCASDSTGVHNCREFPSLLALSGYLQASRALMIASVVLGAFALVATLLGIQCCKAAENNPVLKGKLAGTGGVFFILQGLCTMISVSWYAFNITQEFFNPIYPGTKYEIGEGLYIGWCSGVLAICAGVCLAFSCKTSSTEKIAYAYQPSRGTIYSTGAASRRDAQSTYDKNAYV, via the exons ATGGATCCTGTTGTAGAAGCAGTGGCACTGCTGCTTGGGTTTTTGGGCTGGGTTATGGTGGGGGTTGCCATACCCAACCGTTACTGGAAGACCTCCACCCTGGACGGGACCGTCATCACCACTTCCACTCTGTATGAAAACCTGTGGATGTCGTGTGCTTCTGACTCCACCGGAGTGCACAACTGCCGCGAGTTCCCGTCCCTGCTCGCGCTCTCTG GTTACCTTCAGGCCTCGAGGGCCCTTATGATCGCCTCTGTGGTTCTCGGTGCATTCGCCCTGGTTGCCACACTCTTAGGCATACAGTGCTGTAAAGCAGCTGAGAACAATCCGGTACTCAAAGGCAAGCTCGCCGGAACTGGAGGTGTCTTCTTTATCCTACAGG GCCTGTGCACGATGATATCTGTTTCATGGTATGCATTCAACATCACTCAGGAGTTCTTCAACCCAATTTACCCAGGCACAAA GTATGAAATAGGCGAGGGATTGTACATTGGATGGTGCTCTGGGGTTCTTGCCATCTGTGCTGGTGTGTGTCTAGCATTTTCCTGCAAAACTAGCTCAACCGAAAAGAT tgcatATGCATATCAACCTTCCAGGGGAACCATATACTCCACAGGAGCAGCATCAAGGAGAGATGCTCAAAGCACTTATGACAAGAATgcatatgtttaa
- the LOC128526614 gene encoding cytochrome b5 domain-containing protein 1 codes for MPHSRYFTQHEVSVHNTVGDAWVSYLGKVYDLTPLLEEFKGDVLLKPIIEIAGQDISHWFDPKTKDIITHVDPLTGCVKYCTPRGRFVHVPPMCPRTDWANDFGKPWWKDKRYEVGILTTKARWIRIINTLISQEQKLEVCSEETLSEILHRYLHYNSHAASYTWKHNGVILDMSKTLSENGIPDDDKEIDHCRLDRDLFTPSICLYFNDDLTEL; via the exons ATGCCGCATTCGAGGTATTTTACACAACACGAAGTGTCCGTGCACAATACAGTAGGAGACGCGTGGGTGTCGTATCTGGGTAAGGTTTATGACTTGACACCTTTGCTTGAAGAATTCAAAG GCGATGTACTTCTGAAACCGATTATTGAAATTGCAGGCCAGGACATCAGTCACTGGTTTGACCCGAAAACAAAAGAT ATTATTACCCATGTTGACCCTTTAACTGGCTGTGTGAAGTATTGCACCCCCAGGGGGCGCTTTGTGCACGTGCCCCCTATGTGCCCTCGTACTGACTGGGCCAATGATTTTGGGAAGCCTTGGTGGAAAGACAAGCGCTATGAAGTTGGCATTCTGACAACCAAGGCCCGCTGGATCCGCATCATCAACACACTCATTTCCCAGGAACAGAAGCTTGAG GTATGTTCTGAGGAAACATTGAGTGAGATTTTGCACCGTTACCTGCACTACAACTCCCATGCAGCCAGCTATACCTGGAAGCACAATGGTGTCATTCTGGACATGAGTAAAACTTTGAGTGAAAATGGGATTCCTGATGATGATAAGGAAATAGACCATTGTCGGCTGGATCGTGACCTCTTTACTCCATCCATATGTCTGTACTTCAATGACGACCTTACTGAACTTTGA